GCCGAGCAGGCCGCACACTCCGTGCACCGTGGCCGGCAGCAGCGACTCGCCGATCTGATAGCGGGGGAACCGCTCCTTCTCCAGCAGCAGCACCCGGTGGCCCTGTTTGGCCACCAGGCCCGCCAGGGCGGACCCGCCGGGGCCACCGCCTACCACCACAACGTCGAAGGTCTCCTCAACGGGCGTGCTCACGTCGTCCTGCTCCTGTCGCTCGGTCATCTCGGTCACTCTCGTTTGCGGGGTCCGGCGCCGTTTCAGGCGCCGACGACCGACCAGTGGAGCCCGTCCGCGGAGGGCACGAGGCTCCCGTTCGGGGCGTCGAGCTCGTCGTCGTCCAGGTCGGCGCCGAACTCGGCCTGCAGCTGGATCCGCGCGCCCTCCTCCAGGACGGACTCGACCAGCGACGAGCCGAACATGTCGCGGTCCGCGTCGGCGGGGTCCGCGGGGTTGTCGATGAGATCGGCGAACTCCCGGAAGGCCGACTCCCGTTCGCCGCTGTACGCGGCCGCGTCGATAAGTCCGTGCTCGCCCGAGGCGGCGCCGCCGACCAGGTCGACGAAGGACTCCAGCTGCGATCCGGCGCCCTGGGTGATCTTCTTGGCCGACCAGAAGTACGAGCCCTCGTCCCGGTGCATGTCGTAGAAGGCCAGCAGGAACTCGTGGAAGACGCCGTACTCCTTGCGGTACCGGGTCTCGTACTCGGCGAAGCAGGTCTCCTCGGCGACGGTCCCGGCCAGCACCGTGTTGATCGACCGTGCGGCCAGCAGGGCGCTGTAGGTGGCCAGGTGGACGCCGGAGGAGAAGACCGGGTCGATGAAGCAGGCGGCGTCGCCGACCAGGACCATCCCGGGCCGCCAGAAGCGGTCCTGGGTGTACGAGTAGTCCTTGCGGATCCGGACCTCGCCGTAGGGGCCGCTCTGCACCGGGGTCGCGTCCGCCAGGAAGTCGGCGATCAGCGGGCACTGCTCGACGAAGCCGTCCAGGGCCTGCCGGCGGTCCTTGTCGATCCGGTCCAGGGAGTCGCGGCGCAGGACCGCGCCGACACTGGTGAGCCCCTCGGTGAGCGGGATGTACCAGAACCAGCCGAGCTCGAAGGCGGCGCAGAGGATGTTGCCCTGGTTGGGGGCGGGCAGCCGCTTGCCTCCCTCGAAGTACCCGAACAGCGCCAGGTTCTGGAAGAAGGGGGAGTACTCCCGGGTGGATCCGACGGCGCCGCGGATCCGGCTCTTGTTGCCGGAGGCGTCGATGACGAAGCGGGCGCCGACGGTGACCCGGTCGCCCTGCGCGTCGTCGTAGACCAGCCCGCTGACCCGGCCGTCCCGCTCGACGACGTCCACCACCGAGCACTGCTCACGGACCTCGACCCCCTTGCGGCGGGCGTTGTCGAGCAGGATCTGGTCGAACGTCATCCGCTCGACCTGGTAGGCCATCGAGGTCGGGCCCGAGAAGGTGTCCGACGCGGCGAAGGAGAACGTCCACGGCTCGGGGTTCTGCCCCCACCGGAACGTCCCGCCCCGCTTGGGCATGAAGTCGGCCTTCTCGATCTCCTCCGAGACGCCGAGGATGCGGCAGATGCCGTGGACGGTCGACGGCAGCAGGGATTCGCCGATCTGATAACGCGGGAACTGCTCCTTCTCCAGCAGCAGGACACGATGTCCCTGCATTGCCACCAGAGTGGCCGCACTCGAACCGCCGGGCCCACCGCCGACGACGACGACGTCGAATTCGCGGGAATCCTCGCAGCCCATGATTCCTCCTGCTTGAACGGGCCGGACTTGGTCGGCCGCAGATATTCCGCAGAGTCGGGCCGACTCATGCGGAGGGATGTCCCCGGCCGACGATGCAGGCGATCTCCGCCCGGCAGCACACGTCGAGTTTCTTGAAAATCCGGGAGAGGTAGGTCTCAACGGTCTTGGCGCTGAGGTTGAGGCTCGTGGCGATCTGCTTGTTGGTCCGGCCGCGGCCGACCAGAAGGGAGACCTGCAACTCCCGCTCGCTCAACTCGTGCACGCCAGCCCCTCGTCCGCTGTGGACCTGCTCCTGTCGGTAGCTTCGACCACGGGCGGCGCACGGTGCCAGAGCGATCGAGTGACAGCAAACTGCACGGCACCAAATAACATCGGGTCCGGCCGCCGCTCCCCGTGCCCGTTCGGGCCGGAGAAATAGCACGGAACGGGCGGCCTGCCAAGTCGGGATTTACCCCGACGCCCGCACCCCTGATTCCGGCACCGCGGCTCCGTAGTCTTGCTGCGGTATACCTTCATATCGCGTCGATATCTGCGGGACGGAACAGGACCGCATGACCGCCGCACGAACGGAGTTGATTCGGATGCGAGTGGCGAATCCCAGCAGCGTGGACCGGGACCGGGTGCGGGAAACCGGAGAGGCCGGACCGCGCGACCATTCCTCCCTGGCCGCCGCCTTCGCGGCGCAGGCGGCCCGGACACCCGGGGCGGTCGCGGTGAGCTGCGCCGGCCGGGCCCTGACCTATCGGGAGCTGGACGAACGGGCCGCAGTGCTGGCGGGGCGACTGCTGGACCTGGGAGTGGGACCGGACGTTCCGGTGGCCGTCCTGATGGAGCGTTCGGTCGACCTCGTGGTCGCCCTGTTGGCGGTCGTGCAGGCCGGCGGGTACTACGTGCCCCTGCACCACGGCTACCCGGAGGAGCGGATGCGGTGGATCGTCGAGGAGACCGGCGCCTCGGTGCTGCTGGCCGACCCGGCGACCCGGGCGCGCGGGCTGCCGGGCGACTGCGAGGTGGTGGTCGTGGGCGGGCCGGACGGCGCGGCCGGAGCCACCGGCCCCGCCGTCCGCCCGGCGCCGCGGACCCTCCCGGAGCAGCTGGCCTACGTGATGTACACCTCGGGATCGACCGGCACTCCCAAGGGAGTCGCCGTCACCCAGCGCAATGTGCTGGACCTGGTCGCGGACGGGATGTTCGGGGCGGGGGCCCGGGAGCGCGTCCTGATGATCGCGCCGTACTCCTTCGACCCGTCCACCTACGAGCTGTGGGTCCCGCTGCTGCACGGCGGCCAGGTGGTGATCGCTCCGGACGGCGACCTGAGCGTCGCCACCGTGGCCCGCCTGATCGTCGAGGAGCGCATCACCGGTCTGCAGATCACCGCGGGGCTGTTCCGCGTGATCGCCGACGAGGAGCCGCAGAGCCTGGCCGGCGTGCTGGAGGTGATCACCGGAGGTGACGTGGTGTCACCGGCCGCGGTCCGCCGGGTCCTCGACCACTGCCCCGGCACCGTCGTGCGCTGCGCCTACGGCCCGACCGAGACCACGCTCTTCGCCACCCAGCACCCCTGGACGGCGAGCCGCGACGTGCCCGCGCCGGTGCCGCTCGGCCTGCCGCTGGACGGCATGTGGGCCTATGTGCTCGACGACGCGCTGGCCTGGGT
The Streptacidiphilus albus JL83 genome window above contains:
- a CDS encoding tryptophan 7-halogenase; the encoded protein is MGCEDSREFDVVVVGGGPGGSSAATLVAMQGHRVLLLEKEQFPRYQIGESLLPSTVHGICRILGVSEEIEKADFMPKRGGTFRWGQNPEPWTFSFAASDTFSGPTSMAYQVERMTFDQILLDNARRKGVEVREQCSVVDVVERDGRVSGLVYDDAQGDRVTVGARFVIDASGNKSRIRGAVGSTREYSPFFQNLALFGYFEGGKRLPAPNQGNILCAAFELGWFWYIPLTEGLTSVGAVLRRDSLDRIDKDRRQALDGFVEQCPLIADFLADATPVQSGPYGEVRIRKDYSYTQDRFWRPGMVLVGDAACFIDPVFSSGVHLATYSALLAARSINTVLAGTVAEETCFAEYETRYRKEYGVFHEFLLAFYDMHRDEGSYFWSAKKITQGAGSQLESFVDLVGGAASGEHGLIDAAAYSGERESAFREFADLIDNPADPADADRDMFGSSLVESVLEEGARIQLQAEFGADLDDDELDAPNGSLVPSADGLHWSVVGA
- a CDS encoding response regulator transcription factor yields the protein MHELSERELQVSLLVGRGRTNKQIATSLNLSAKTVETYLSRIFKKLDVCCRAEIACIVGRGHPSA